From the Glycine max cultivar Williams 82 chromosome 11, Glycine_max_v4.0, whole genome shotgun sequence genome, the window AGTCAGACATGCTCATATTTTATCaacacttaatatatatatatatatatatatatatattgctttgaTTGATTTAATACATGATTTTGTCTACCCAATGCACCAGCTTAAACGTAATAGCCTTGGAAATCAAAATGATATTGCGCATTCACAAATGAAATAGTgccttttgttttaattatttttcttcaaaagaatTGATATACATAACctgttaaaaacaaaattcctattacattttattttaaacaaatataaatttatattatatattgttttgaaaaaacaatCGAAATAAATCTACTGACTCTAAGACGACAAATTCATTACATAATTGAGTAGTTTAATCAGGAAGAAGAGGCATTTTTGAATGAGCATATAGGCTCAAAAGGTAGTCAAGATATCTAGAATTCTATTTTACCAAAAATCCTACCCTCTGATCTAACTGGATGGGCTTACATTGCAGGCTTCATAGTTTATTATTAAGCGACTAGtactttgcaaaaaagataatgaTAACGATGAGTCATGAGTTACTTAATCTTATCTGTGGCCAAGAAGCTGAAGATAATTAAGGAAATTTTTTGAAGACAATTAGTATTGCCCTCCTCAAAGCCTCCGTAACTATTCCGCAGACACTGCATAGCTAACATGTGCTTACACCGATAATCACCGCATTCCGGCTTCACGGAAACGTATCCTATGGAGCAGTCATCCACACATTTAGATTGACTCCATGGGTGAGGAATAGCAACCTTCTCTATATAGGCCAAAGCTTCCTGACTGATCCATAATTAATTTAGCGATACAAAATGGACATTAGAATGAAACATCAGATTCATCTGTGCAATTTATGAAATAAGTCAGCCCTtcaaaatgttatatataattttttttttcaccaacAATACCAATAGTTCATGCAATAGGATTGATATTATTGCTTGTTGTGCATGTATACGCAGTCCTTAGACTAGCTAGCTAAAATGTACTCAAACTATGAATTATGAAAGATGTCATTGTCCCGAATTCATTGTTCCCATTTGGATTGGAGTCAACAAAGGAGGGCGGAGGGCGGGCGCGGACTTTACCCGGTTAAGGaactaataacaaatgattttattagggagaaaaaaaatctaatttataggaactacaaatatttgaaagattaaaaataaaatttttgttttattagaaaacataaatgaaaaaaattttattagaaagtaaatataaaattcagatatttattaaaaatcacaaacatattttaattttaatttttagtaaatgaatatattaaGTCTAAggttcaattgaaaaaaaaaatataaaataagaaaatcaaaatcaagaaaaattataatttaacctaaaattacaatttctatTGGTTCTGGACCAAAAGGCATGGTCTCTAGCTAACATGTTGATCCAATAACAATGAAGGCCAGTCTCGCTCACAATTTTGAGCAAATGTGTGAGTGTGTATAAACTTTCGTAATTAattcttttgataaaaaaaattctatattattatttctatcataatattgttaaaatttatcaaagtcAATAACTAATTATGATGATAAATTGTAAACACAATTCATATCGGTAGAATAAACAAATCTCTTATCACGTTCGATTTTATCAGAGTGGATATATTGACTAAAAAGAAGGAAAGTTATTATCTTGAGCTCAACGAAGGAAGAGTGATTATATTTCAGTATCAttgtaataaaaacaaaagtgttGATATTTAGTATTCCTCTTTGACATTTGACCTTGGTTGAAAGCTTGCTTCAACTTGATAACTACTCTTCATCACCCGAGTTGTATTCATAACTGAAGGAATTGATTCCAAATGGTATATTCATTGACGTAGAGTTgctttgaagatgatgatgaagttTTCTGAGTTATACTAAGTTTAGTCCTATGATCCATTTGTCAACTTGAGAGTGAGACCTTCTGATTATAGTTAGCTGTTATAAGTAAATTATTTGAGAACTGAAGGGCAGCCTCCATtttagaattacaaaaaaagtatacatgattacacacacaaaattaaGAATGTTACCTGTCATTTGTTGACAGATTATGGTCTCATTTTTGCAGACTTCATACAACCCATATATTCACCAACCTGATGATTTTTATGATCTCATTGTCCACAAGCGCGTTGTAAtgatatatcaataaaataacatgttgcCTTCTATCACCATCACGATTTCCTTCCAAGTTAATGGATAGATAACATATgtaattatgtatatatatttctagTGGGAAAAGTACTTATAGAAGACTTACTTACCTCATGTTAATAAATAGGTAAACTCAGCAGAAAGGTCAAATCTGGAAAACACTAGCCAGCTGGGATAAGGAATAGTACCAAATTTGAAGGCACCTGTAAGAAATGGCAGACAACAGAAGAGCAAAACGAAACAAGGGTTTGAATGATGAAATTGAGCAACTATACGCatgatctttttttctttttttttctactgcAGTTAAGTATACGCATGATCAAAAGTACCTTTTGTAAGGAACTCCGTTTAGGCAACTAATTCTGTTTTATTTCAGAATGGAGAAAACCATATCAAAACTTCTAAGTCACCAGGAGAAGCTACAAACATAAAGTAAAAAGGCAatattagttataaaaatattatgcacACAAGTAAAATGTTATAAGGAAATTATTTGAAGTAATCAAAGGAAAACGCCAAGAACCTATAGTTATCTGCCATGTTCCATTTTAGGGCTACATGAACAATGATCCTTGCTTTCAGAAACTCTTCATTCACTCCGAGAGATCCAGAGAAGGAAAAATGTAcagataacaaaataaaaataaaaataatcagaaGAAAAATTCAACTATGTTTTTACATGATGATGAGTTGTTTTATCTTTGTAATTGATGAGTTTATTCAtatctttcacttttttctcaAACAAAATGAAGTGAAAAGAGAAATCTAGCTACTAATATACAATAACgattatgattattttgtatCTCAGTTTTTACACTCATATTTATCAGTCTTTGTTTTTTATCGCATAGATCTATCTCATCctccctttctctttttttttttttcctatatattAGGTTAGGTGTTTAAACCAAAGAGTACTGACACGATTCTTATTCATATTCATACAATTAGTAAGAGCAAGTTAATCAATGCTGGCACAGAAACAGGAAGCAGAAAAACTAGTGTAGAATTCATAAAGAGGATACAATATATAAGCTCACTCGATCTGCAGTTACACGGGGAGTCGAGAAATTTAACGAGGACaaagggaaaggaaaaaaagttagaagggaaataaagagaaaacaaatgatTCGAGATTGACAGGAAGAAAAGAGAGCACGCACGGCAAAGGTATGTGTTGATATAATTGCAGCATGTGCTCCCTTTCTTCTGTCAATCTCCCAAAGCTTGTTGAGTTGATCGAGCATGCCCTAATAATACTGATATGTGTTCAGATTAAATGATTTGCACATTCACATAATAACATAGTAATTCTGATGGTGGAGGAAGATAAAGAAGAGAAGACAACGTGGGTAATTGATGACATGATGGGACGTTAAGGAAGGAAAAAGGGCAACCCAAAAAGTTGAGTCATGAGAGAAGCACTAGTTAGGTTAGGTGTCGAATGAATATTGGTCCATGTACCTGTAAAATACTCCTATAGAAACTACTCTACTAGTTACTGCCCACGTACGGTTGAGTTTGACTGCTTATGTAGTATGCTTGATTCCCATTATCAACGCCTAATTTAATTTTACCCAACGCCCAAAATCACCTCAATATATGAAAATTTGGGACACGGATTCACTCACTTTGGATGTGGTGAATTTGGTCATTTTCTCTGGTTTTGTACCATAGATTTCTTTAATGGTTCAGTTTTCtcacttgttttaaaaaatatttttaatataagtactcatttactttttatattttaaatttattataaaaatattgttaaacgTGTAAATTAACAGCTACaaagttgttttattttaaccCGTTGTCTCAAGTATTACTTAGATTGTTATATGTTGTGAAAAAAACATtgacaatgtaaaattataaaaaataaattcttgaaTTATCCCAATTTTTCTACTGTAAAAGAAATTCCTAGCAGTTTAACAGCTACTACCGGTTAAAGCGAAATGAATCTGTATCAGTTAATCTATAtgttcaatatatttttctatggttttaaagtataaaaaaataaacaactaaattaataattaaattaaaaatatcttttaaaacaaGTGGTAAAATATAGACCATTATAATCTAATAGTTCAAAACAATGGAAAGCCACCAAAGTCAATGAATCTGTTCCAAAAAATTTGCTAGGATAGACAACAAAAtaagatttttcttcttcttctttttccttcaaataACGAACATCTGTTATGTtacttagaaaattaattaaatcctttatttttaaattatttataacgcatatgtatctatatatatatatatatatattagatttaatattatttttttattgttacatGTATGATTTGTAGACAAGAATTGTAATCccattgttttatatttttatataaaataatgtgacataatttatctaatatataaaacattttatataaaagaggAGGAAGtgtaaggaaagaaaaaagaatatgcTGTTGCTATAAAAAAGAGAGTGTGTTGTCAAGCTACAAAGGGGAGTGtgcaaggaagaaaaaaaagtatttaattaatttgattttagaaaaagaaaagggagtgtacttagaagaaaaagagaatgaaaatatcaatcaccttattatttcaataaaacAAAGCCCAAGAGGAAGCCCAAGCACAAGTAGGGTTTTAAATATAAAGAGGAGGTGTAAGACAGGTAGGTTTTGGAGTTACAGCCGCAGCTTGAAACAGAGCAGAGCGACCTTGAAGAGCTATGGCTGTCGGAAAGAATAAGAGGATTTCCAAGGGAAAGAAGGGTGGCAAGAAGAAAGCGTTAGTGCCCATTCCCTTCTTCACTCTTTTATTCTCTCCTTTAAACTCtgatttctttcttcttcttccgtgATTCCACAGCGCTGATCCCTTTGCCAAGAAAGACTGGTACGATATCAAGGCCCCTTCCCTCTTCCAGGTCAAGAATATTGGCAAAACCCTCGTCTCTCGTACCCAGGGAACcaaggtttttatttttcttctcttatttcaAAATCCTTTCTATATAGCTcgataatttcatttttatatatggaGTTAGGCGTATGATTGAATGGTTGTTGGGTTGGATCTGTATCTATTCACCAAAACATGTAGTAGAATTTTGTGTGCGGATTCTGTATCTCGACAACAtcgttttagtttttttgtctAGTTGATTATTTTCTTCTAGTATTGTAGGTTAATTGTTGGGCTATGTTgcactttttttatatacattgtTCATTCTGGAGTGCAGTGTTTTGAATGCgttctttatttatattacttTACTTGCTACTGGTGATTCGGTGTACATGCAATTTAAATTGCTGAGCTTAGTTTGGGCATATATAGATGGTAATGCGATGGCTATTTTAAACAACAGATTGCATCCGAAGGACTCAAACATCGGGTTTTTGAGGTCTCATTGGCTGATCTCCAAGGGGATGAAGACCACTCCTTCAAGAAGATTCGTTTGAGAGCTGAGGACGTTCAAGGGAAGAATGTTCTGACAAACTTCTGGGTATGATGGTGGCTGGGCTTATTTTGATCACTGTTATTGACTCAGTGTTTTAATCTTATTAAGATTGTATCTTCCTAGGGAATGGATTTCACAACTGACAAGTTGAGGTCTTTGGTGCGAAAATGGCAAACTTTAATTGAAGCTCATGTGGATGTTAAGACCACTGATAATTATACATTGAGGATGTTCTGCATTGGCTTTACTAAGAGGCGTAGTAACCAGGTGAAGAGGACCTGTTATGCACAATCGAGCCAAATCAGACAGGTATAGTTACTGCAACATTCTTATTGATTTGTTTTCAATCTATTCTTTCAAATATACTGGGACTGGGATATGTTCCAACATTCTTATGGTAATTTGAacctgttttttttattgtgtttctttttattgAATTAACAGAAATATAAAGGATGTAGACTAAGTTATATCAACATTTGTTATTTGTATACTCTTAGAATTGTTATTTCTTTTGCTCCACATTGTCCTCAATCTTCTGGATTTTGCATTGATCTTGACAAATGGAAAATGGCTTCTGTCTctttttatcttgttttctCTGTTCTTTATTGGATGGGGATATTGCATATCTAATAGTGTAAAACATACCTTTATCTTTTTCAGATTCGCAGGAAGATGAGAGAGATAATGGTCAACCAAGCAACAGCATGTGATTTGAAAGAATTGGTGCGCAAGTTCATCCCCGAAATGATTGGAAAGGAGATTGAGAAGGCAACATCTAGCATCTATCCTCTACAGAATGTGTTCATTCGTAAAGTTAAGATCCTTAAAGCTCCAAAGTTTGATCTTGGAAAACTGATGGAGGTATGTCCTTTTTATTGCAAATTTTCTTATACCTATGTTTATTATGTCTAATGAATGTTACAGTGAGTTCTTGATTTTTGTAGCTGAATAGAAAGGGTCAATCAATGTGGAATTTATTGAGTTGTACTGTGATATGTTGACCATTGTTCAATTAATGAATCATTTGGAATATAAGCAATTCTTCAagaattttcttccattttttttgggTGCAAGCACGCAGTTTAAAACCTGGTTCAGTGGTGTGGTATATGATACTTTGGTTTTTGATCCTTGTAGGTTCATGGGGATTACTCTGAAGATGTTGGTGCCAAGGTGGACAGACCTGCCGATGAAACATTGGCTGAGGAAGCCACTGAAGTAGTTGGGGCTTGATCTGGCTCATAAtgcatttttgttattttagaaTTCCTGTTTCTcttacaaatattaattttcagttttgttttaatatttagaAACACATTTGTTGCAAATCTAAATCTGGATTTTTGTTTTGTCAAGGTTTTTTGGTACAACCCAATAACTAAACACGGTATGAAGACGAGAAATTTTCTTATTGTCTTGTTAGTTGCATTTTCTCATCTCTGAATTCGTGCGCAATCTATTGAAAACCCAATTTGCTCGGCaaagtataataatataataataataaacgtATTGCgaatttatttatgactttGTTGAAATATACTCCACTTGTATTACTATAGGGTTTTGGAAATGCTTTGACGTTAAGATTAAGATTTGTTGTAATATTAAGTGGTCCTATTTTAAATCTGATAATTCCAGTTAATCTTAAAAGTTCCAAATTTTGGTAATTCcagatatattaaatttaaatttaagccGGAAATTTTTCCAACCAAACGCTCCCTAAGTTTATCGGATTTTTTCCATTAAGTTTATCTAATTATAATCACATTTATTAATTCTCAAAATTAGTTTCTACAAGGGTACAAAAAATGAGAAGGGCAAAATTTTAATTCCAAAGGactaattttgaataataaataagaaagaggACTTTCTCTTCAGAgtgaattatattatttttccgAAATTTGACAGCGactaaaaatgaatgaaattttAAGAAAGGCTAAATTTGTAACTTCAGTTTTTACAGGCAAATTCTAAGCTGGACTCTCAGATACGTGGTCCACTGGTAAATCAttagttttcctattttttaatatgttaaaagtctattttaccctaagaaaaaaaaatctaatttctaCGATTTTATCTTCCGCTCCACCTTCAACCTTGACCGTGTCAACGCCACGAAGCTACATCCAGAGATTTGCGGCAGCAACAACGCCGTCGATGATGACTTGGCATCCGGGAGATGCTGGGTCTAtgcgccgccgccgccgccgtcgTCGAGAATCTTCATTGTAGCATCCAGGACCAGGAGCACTGTGCGactttcttcctcttcccttccTCGCACTTCTCTTTTGCTTGTCCAACGATGACGGTGTTCGTAACCAGAACTATACCTGCTATTGCCGTGCCGCGACGGCGCGGCTTTTCTCACTCACCCATACCCTGCCAAGCCACCCAAACGACGCATGCTTCCATTTTCCTCTTGCCGTGCTTCCAGTggatatttaatttt encodes:
- the LOC100808747 gene encoding 40S ribosomal protein S3a-like — protein: MAVGKNKRISKGKKGGKKKAADPFAKKDWYDIKAPSLFQVKNIGKTLVSRTQGTKIASEGLKHRVFEVSLADLQGDEDHSFKKIRLRAEDVQGKNVLTNFWGMDFTTDKLRSLVRKWQTLIEAHVDVKTTDNYTLRMFCIGFTKRRSNQVKRTCYAQSSQIRQIRRKMREIMVNQATACDLKELVRKFIPEMIGKEIEKATSSIYPLQNVFIRKVKILKAPKFDLGKLMEVHGDYSEDVGAKVDRPADETLAEEATEVVGA